The nucleotide sequence TGATACCAATCTCCATGGTACATTACTAACTTCTCTAAGGATAACCAAAAATACCACAGACTTCAGGCAAAAAGCACCTAAAGATTCtactattaaaatattaagaataaaacCTGAATAGTGCTTATTGCTGAGAGAATGccaaaacaacaataaatttgCAAGTTGCCTTAGCTGCTGTCTTTTTTTTGTTGGTAGTGGtggtattttttttgtctttcagaaGTCCTATGTTGGTCCTGAGTCAACCAAAAGGGCTATCAAATCAAGACCTGCCTGTACAAAGTATCAATGCAACTACCATCCTGCTAGTATAACTTCAGACTCAAAGGTCCCAAATGTTTCTCTGGCTGATCTTTGGATTTTTACTTTCTTCAGAGGAAAATCCAGTTTCAAATGtgacaaaatacagaaaaaaatcccAGGTCTGCTTGTAAGAAATGAACTCTTCATTTAAAAGTaggcttgaaaaaaaattaaaattaaaataaaaaattttctttaaagtaaATTTGAATTGGGCAATGACCATTAATAATAATTGCATCTGTTGGCCTGAACTCAAAGTTTCCTATTTATTCATACACCAAATGACATCAAATAACCCCAAACTTTATCCTCCTCTTCCCCCGAAGCTCACAATTTGTGAAAATGGAAACACTGTACAGTGGAACCCACAATGTATTTTCAGAATTGGGAAAACAAATGCTTGAGATTAATCTTCTCTAAAATGCCAAATATGCATAATCTTTGCCTCACTTAAAGGTTTAAGACTTGACTCAATCTGCCTTAATAAAAACCTTACAAAATATGTctttaaacactttaaaaaagtaattgtATGTTCTATGCAAGGTTGAATCTTTTAGTATACAGCTAATATgggttttatcatttttttaaaatatttattttttttacaactaATGGTCCTTGGGGAGACTCGGTGTTCTACATGAGTGGTTTTAAAATTCTTCTCAGCCTAAAGTTGTAATGTGGTCCAATAATCACACACTGTGTTGCGTTATTGCTTTGTAAGTTTTAGTAAGATAGTGCTTTTTGATGTCCAAGAGTTGGTGAAAGATGATTAACCTGGCTTGGTTCATTTGTCGCTGTCTAGATGGATGGGCTCATCGTAAAGTAAATCGTGGTGACTATGAAGAGGGGCAGGACAGTCTAATCAGGCTCCCATTCATACTTCTGCAGGATATACACGAAGGAGAGGGTAAACAGGATGATCCTCACGGCCCAGAAGAAGCGACCAAATAGCAAGTGCAAAAGATGGGAGAGATAGCCGAGGAAAAGAGACAGGAGCCAGTAGGCCATGAGTTCCACACCAACCAACAACAGAGCTCCCGTGGGATTGTTGGCCATAGCGTCAGGGTGAAAATTATGGGTCAGGTTCGAGGAATCAATTCCGAGAACATCCAGCAGGTCACTCCACACGATCCAAAGAGCGTTTACTAACACATCCACACCATTTACAAATCGCTCTGTGGACTTGGAGATAAACTTCTGCACGATACGCACATTGTCCTCTCCGCACACCTGGCAGGCGCCCTGGTAAACGTTGCTGGCGGCCTGGCGGAAGATATTCTGCCTGTCTGACCTTCGTCTCCATGCCGCCTGCGCCCCGGGCTGTCCCAACCTCCAgagcagcaggagcagcagcagcaggggcCGCGGAGAGGACCCGACGCGCGCACCCATCGTCCACTCGGTGGCAGGTAGGCAGGAGAGCCCAAGGGCCTGCAGGGAAAGCGGCGGCCCACGTGCGGCGTAGCGCCGCCGGATCTAGCGGCTTCCTGCGTGGTcagggggcgggggcgggggtgggggaggggggtgctCCGCTCCCGTCACCGCCGCCTCCTGCTGGCCGGTACGCCTCCTCCGCCACCTGTGTGTTGCCCGGCCATGCTGAGCTCTTTCCGCTTCCGccccttattttttcttaaaaatatttatattggatggctctctgggaaggaaaaatactagaaaaaaatttagtgatataaaaaaacaataaaaaattatttttaagtgtggttttttctgttttcaattgtaatttttttttaaacccttgtacttatgtgtattgtctcataggtggaagagtggtaagggtgggcaatgggggtcaagtgacttgcccagggtcacacagctgggaagtggctgaggccaggtttgaacccaggacctcctgtctctaggcctgactctcactccactgagctacccagctgcccccacaattgtaatttttaaaattaaattatttttaagtatttttccaaggttacatgattcatgttctctccttcccctcttcctttccccctcccagagctgacaagcaactctACTAGGTTAgacatgtattatatttataatacatgtatatatctatatgaaatatacctatttccgtattattcatttttgtaatagtctttcaaaaccaaagccccaaatcctgtacccatataaacaagtgatatcatgtttttcttctgtttctactcccacagttctttctcttgttgtggatagcattctttctcctaaatccctTAGGACTGTCCTGGACCTTTGcatgctattagtagcaaagtccattatgttcgatggTCCCATAATGTTTGttactgtataaaatgttctcctggttctactcatttcactctgcatcagttcatggaggtcttgcCAGTTttcatagaaatcaagcagttcatcattccttgtagcacaatagtgttccaaagagttgtgttttttttttaaatactttggccTAACCATCTAAATAGGAAAAGTCAAATGAGTGTCTGTTGCTCAGCTTAGTTACACAACTAATTGAGTTCATACAAACATGTGTGCATATTTGTACAGTGGGGTAAATTAGGACTGATATGGCAGGAGTCAATCCATATGGAATGTGTGGTGTTGCCCTACTCACTTTAAGGGAAACAGGGCACCACTCAGGTTTTTCTATATCATCACAAATAAAAATTCCACGGAGTTGACCAAATATTTCCCTAGATTTGGCCAGGACAACAGAATTCATGTTCTATAGAATATAAAATTGgttacacatacatataagagCCTTCTGGTTAGGGTGGGGGTATGTAGCAGGTATGCTCCTGCTCCATATGTTGAATTTACCACCTATTTGAGTGGTAAATCTTGCCACCCAATCCTGAGGTCTCATTAGTTTCCCTACTTCATGAGCTGGGGATTAATACAGCTCCCAGGGTCTTTTTGCAGGGGACCAAGGCTAAAGCCAGAGGTGGTAGTGGGGGTCCAGGAGAGAGGGCGGGGAGTGGAGTATGTTTATGTGTTTGAATATGTGCATTATTAGGTTCCCTagggtttgggatttttttacCCCTTTCCAAAAAGCATTTTTCTTAAACACAGCATTATCCATCTTCTCTATCTTCTCTAGACCTTCATCCTCTTGTTCATGATTCCTATGATTACCTAGTCTCTTGATATTCTACATTACTAATAGAATCAAAACTTCCAAGGTAGACATTCTGGTCTCCTCCTTCAAAGCTGTTTAGGTCTTACAGAGCTTTCCCCACTTAACCTTTTCCCTTTGTGCCTCCATCTCAGAACAATACCAATTCATGAAGGTGACAGAAAAAGCACTGTTCTATGGTgacaccacttttttttttttacatctctgATTATGCAGCCCATCAATAATCTAAATCATCCATTTGCTTCAAAATTTATCTTCTAAGTCTATCCCCATAGCATTCCTCCCCAGGTTTCTGTTGCCTTTGGGAATTCCAACTCCTCCCCTCTTAATTAAGGAAAGGCAAATAATCTTTTTAATCACCAAAACCCACAGACAATACTTAGCACAAGATCCCCATCTCCCTTCATAGAACATCTCTCTTCACCTATAGGAGCATTCTTTAGTGGAACTCCCTGACCACCAACCAAaacctccctctttctcttttctcaaatcttccccctcctcctcattCACTCCCTTTCAGACTCTTCTTGAGAGACCAGAAATTATCTTCCTTTAATTGTTAGCCCTGAACTTGACTCAGGTATATCACATAAGCCCCTTTATTACCCTCATCTCCTCCCACTCTCATGAACCCTCCCATTTtgtctcacaaaaaaaaaaaaaaaaagacttacctGGAAATAAGAATATTTCAAGATTCTGTTTAAAATGCACCAGGTCCATCTCACCAGTGTTACTTCCATCTGGTTTCTACCTTCACCCCTGTCTCCTTATGAACATTTAGAAAGAAGTCACTCTGTTACTGTTGTCCTAGGCTGCTGCATTCATTTACTCCTCCTAAATTCCTATTATCTGGGATATTTGAGAAGcaaataatttcttcaatttgGGGTTTTTTACTAGAGTGTTTCAGATGTCTCTTTATTATTGAACATCTAtcctttttcatttatgattAAGCCCAGATTTGCAGGATAGATTACCCTGAGCTGAATTCTGAACTCCATTGCTCTTTAGAACACATTATTCCTTTCACTTTTACATTTTTTGGTGGATTCAAAATAGTCTGgtgttatttgaatttcctttctttgtgtTTGAAGGCATTTTTCCTATTCACTTGTAGAACTTCTTGTTTCTGAaaggaattgttaaatttaaccagTACTGTCTTGGAATTTGCAGccccgttttttttttttgtgtttgttttttttttttttcttttttcctggagGTGATTTGTGAATTCATTAAATTGgcatttcattttctgaattcagaaattctggacagttttcttatactatttttctttcattaaagtaTCTGAATTGTTTTCTTGCATAAAAGTGTCCAAGCTATTTGTTGTCCTTGTCATTGTTGTCATGTTAGTCTGGGAGATCTATAATctttagattatctctaaggttttGCTTAAAGAGGATATTTTCCCTtaatgctattttttcttttcttctagattGTTCTACACTTCTTGGTATTTATATTCCTGTTTcattattctctcttttatttctttggtgagaCTTGCTATCACAGATTCAGGTTTTTCTGTTCTGACAATTATTTTTGCCTTGAAAgccttaataaattttatttctcttttaaaccactcTGGAACAATGCATCATGATTCCATGTTCTCCTCAGATTTCTCCTCTGTCTCATCAAGATTTggatcatttaactttgttttgcAGCTTTTATTCATAGATGTCTGAACTCATTTATTATAGCTggaggccatatttccttctgcagttaATATTTTCCTTGTCAATTTATCTGCTTACACTTaagatttttatgttttctttttcctgagaaCTTTGATAATTTCAGTCTTCCCCAACCCACCCTCCCATGTTACTTTGTAATCATTTCTGACTCCCTCCCCTCTGATGATAGTTTCCCTGGGGGAAATCTCAAAGCAATTCCACCTCCTCCTATAGTGAGCAATTCATGGTTGACTAGACAGAGACCTGAAGAGGTCTCTATCacaagtgactttttaaaaaaagtttatttatttatttatttgtttattttagaagatttttccatggttacatgattcatgttctttccctcccctcttcccacccccctcctgtagccattgagcaattccattgggttttatgtgtataattgatcaagacctatttccatattattaatattttcattggggtgattgtttaggatctacttccccaatcatatccctgtcgaagcatgcgatcaagcagttgtttttcttctgtatttctgctcccacagttctttctctggatgtggttaagagttctttctcataagtctctcagaattgtcatgtatcattgcattgctgctagtagagagtacattatattcgattgtatcACAAGTGACTTTTGAAGGAACAGAATTTTCTGAAAGCTTCGCTCTTTCCCCTCAGGCTCAGTGGAGTGCCACAGAAGGCCCCACACAACAGTCTCCTGATCTATTCTCTCTATTTTTCACTTCTTTGACCTGACTATTCAAAGCACTGTCACCCTGGAACCACTGCAACCAGGTTTGAGTTCTGTCATTTTCGGTTTGGGTGTCTAAAGCTCTATGAGAAGGAAGGCAGAATAAAGTATGATGTTAAGCTGTTTTTGAAGCTCAGAACATGTGTTCTGTgcctttttctctgttcctccatTCTCACATAGAGATTTTTTGCAACACAGATTGCTGTCATAGAATTGGCCCCCACAACCAAGCAATTCCACAGTCTGGAGCCACAATCTCTACAGCACTATAAAAAGTGAGGGTTGCTGGGATATAGCATTGGGTTTATCATAAGCCCCTGGGTTGGGTCTGCTAGTATAGCCTTAATGTCAGTACTatagggagggaggggagagggtacTATGTAAACTCATGTTAGGAATCAGCTCAAAGGTTAGTTGGTTggttgtgttttttatttttatttctctttgagttCCAGGTGTCCTAGAACATGGACACAGCTGAAGTTATTTTACCTTTGACACAtactttcttt is from Gracilinanus agilis isolate LMUSP501 chromosome 2, AgileGrace, whole genome shotgun sequence and encodes:
- the LOC123233813 gene encoding LOW QUALITY PROTEIN: BRI3-binding protein-like (The sequence of the model RefSeq protein was modified relative to this genomic sequence to represent the inferred CDS: substituted 1 base at 1 genomic stop codon) yields the protein MGARVGSSPRPLLLLLLLLWRLGQPGAQAAWRRRSDRQNIFRQAASNVYQGACQVCGEDNVRIVQKFISKSTERFVNGVDVLVNALWIVWSDLLDVLGIDSSNLTHNFHPDAMANNPTGALLLVGVELMAYWLLSLFLGYLSHLLHLLFGRFFWAVRIILFTLSFVYILQKYEWEPDXTVLPLFIVTTIYFTMSPSI